A window of the Virgibacillus pantothenticus genome harbors these coding sequences:
- a CDS encoding aspartate:alanine exchanger family transporter, with the protein MESLLHDLLNEQLILVFAILLIGSFLGQIKLKGLSFGSAGVLLVAMVFGHFGYQVSPIIQNLGLSLFIVAIGLQAGPRFFRMIRSNGIIFCGISLFIVTSAVVTTVIVAKFFDLSAPLSVGLMTGALTSTPGLAAALQATNDPITSVGYGIGYPFGVLAIILFVQLLPRFSKVDLIKDLEETNNPIKNEHSPEVMSFKVTNPNLHKRTLKELAVSKKDVVISRIIRNGHTMIALSDTPVLMGDSLVTVGEEKELKSFGNFVGLQVNTQLENPDNIQFKKVTVEDDTIVGKSIKELKLRKKYGATVTRIEREGLELNQHPNMRLLRGDVLTIVSTEDRLNQVEKLFSRKNMTVTNVHIFSISITLLLGIIVGMLPIYIPGLGTIKLGIAGGPLFVALIIGHFGNIGPIHVRYYAPANHVIRELGLVLFLAGAGTTAGHGLVSVIQTEGIKLAVGGTIITLVPIFFGYVAAKKLFKLSIVHSLGSLCGGRTSTPALGALNQVVDSDDAIIAYAAAYPFSLIFVAISTQLMMFFL; encoded by the coding sequence ATGGAATCTTTACTACATGATCTACTCAATGAACAACTTATTTTAGTTTTTGCTATTTTACTTATTGGCTCCTTCCTTGGCCAAATTAAATTAAAGGGACTAAGCTTCGGATCTGCTGGAGTATTACTTGTTGCTATGGTTTTTGGGCATTTTGGGTACCAAGTATCACCAATCATTCAAAATTTAGGATTAAGCCTATTTATTGTAGCAATTGGCTTGCAAGCTGGGCCGCGATTTTTCCGAATGATCCGTTCCAACGGCATCATATTTTGTGGTATTTCTTTATTTATTGTCACTAGCGCAGTAGTAACCACTGTTATTGTTGCAAAATTTTTTGATCTTTCAGCACCATTAAGTGTTGGATTGATGACTGGTGCATTAACAAGTACACCGGGTTTAGCTGCTGCATTACAGGCAACCAACGATCCTATAACCTCCGTCGGTTATGGAATCGGCTACCCTTTCGGCGTACTGGCTATTATATTATTTGTTCAGCTTTTACCCCGTTTTAGTAAAGTAGACCTAATAAAAGATTTGGAGGAGACGAATAACCCAATAAAAAATGAACATTCTCCTGAAGTGATGTCTTTTAAAGTTACAAACCCGAACCTCCATAAAAGAACATTAAAAGAGCTTGCTGTCAGTAAAAAGGATGTTGTGATCAGCAGAATTATTCGTAATGGGCACACAATGATTGCTCTAAGTGATACTCCTGTATTAATGGGGGATAGTCTAGTTACTGTTGGCGAAGAAAAAGAACTGAAATCATTTGGTAATTTCGTTGGTCTACAAGTGAATACCCAGCTTGAAAACCCAGATAATATACAATTCAAGAAAGTAACCGTAGAAGACGATACAATCGTTGGAAAAAGCATTAAAGAGCTGAAGCTCCGAAAAAAATATGGAGCGACAGTGACCAGAATAGAACGAGAAGGACTGGAACTAAATCAACATCCAAATATGCGCTTACTTCGTGGTGATGTATTAACAATCGTTAGCACAGAAGATCGATTAAACCAGGTAGAAAAACTATTCTCACGAAAAAACATGACAGTTACCAATGTTCATATTTTCTCGATTAGTATAACACTATTATTAGGAATCATAGTTGGTATGCTTCCTATATATATTCCAGGACTAGGAACCATCAAACTTGGAATAGCAGGTGGACCTCTCTTTGTCGCCTTGATTATTGGTCATTTTGGTAATATCGGTCCGATCCATGTACGCTATTACGCGCCTGCAAATCATGTCATTCGTGAATTAGGTCTAGTATTATTTCTAGCGGGTGCAGGCACAACAGCGGGACATGGCCTCGTAAGTGTAATTCAAACAGAAGGCATAAAACTTGCAGTAGGAGGAACAATCATCACTCTTGTTCCAATCTTTTTCGGTTATGTAGCAGCGAAAAAACTGTTTAAGCTTAGTATTGTGCATTCACTTGGATCACTTTGTGGAGGCAGGACGAGCACACCAGCTTTAGGTGCATTAAACCAAGTAGTTGACTCAGATGATGCCATTATTGCCTACGCTGCCGCCTACCCCTTTTCTCTTATTTTTGTCGCTATCTCAACACAATTAATGATGTTTTTTCTATAA
- the menC gene encoding o-succinylbenzoate synthase: MNISEIKLYHMQMRMKHPFTTSFGTEQDRDFLLVEVKDSSGLSGWGEGVASERPLYSEEFTQQSWSMLEQFLIPEALKQEISHPDDLQYLYKPYKRNYMAKSALEGAVWDLYAKQQGKSLSTMLGGTKKHIEVGISLGIEDSYEKLLENIQGKVDEGYKRIKIKIKPGKDVDVVREVRKHFPEIPLMVDANSAYTLADIGTLKALDEFKLMMIEQPLAAGDIIDHAKLQKEIKTPVCLDESIHSYEDARQAIALGSCKIINLKIGRVGGLTESKRIHDLCEQAGIPLWCGGMLESGIGRAHNIAIASLANFTLPGDTASSSRYWEKDIIVPEVVAENGILTVNDRPGIGYDVLVDEVEKHAINKKVFKK; this comes from the coding sequence ATGAATATTAGCGAAATTAAATTGTATCACATGCAAATGAGAATGAAACACCCATTTACAACTAGCTTTGGAACAGAGCAGGATCGTGATTTTTTACTAGTTGAAGTGAAGGATTCCAGTGGACTTTCTGGCTGGGGAGAAGGGGTAGCTTCTGAACGACCGCTTTATAGTGAGGAATTTACACAGCAAAGCTGGTCCATGCTGGAACAATTTCTAATTCCTGAGGCGTTGAAACAAGAAATAAGTCATCCAGATGACCTTCAATATCTGTATAAACCGTATAAGCGAAATTATATGGCTAAGTCAGCCCTTGAAGGTGCGGTATGGGATTTATATGCAAAGCAACAGGGAAAATCTTTATCTACAATGCTAGGGGGAACAAAAAAACATATTGAAGTAGGTATTAGTCTAGGAATAGAGGATAGTTATGAAAAGTTGCTAGAGAATATTCAAGGAAAAGTGGATGAAGGCTACAAACGAATTAAAATTAAAATTAAACCAGGTAAGGATGTTGACGTTGTTCGAGAAGTACGCAAACATTTTCCTGAAATACCATTAATGGTAGATGCAAACTCTGCTTATACGCTTGCAGATATTGGAACATTAAAAGCATTGGATGAGTTTAAGTTAATGATGATCGAACAACCGCTTGCAGCTGGTGACATTATCGACCATGCAAAATTACAAAAGGAAATTAAAACACCTGTGTGTTTAGATGAAAGTATTCATTCCTATGAAGACGCTCGTCAAGCGATTGCTTTAGGGAGCTGTAAAATTATTAATTTGAAGATTGGTCGTGTGGGAGGACTGACAGAGTCAAAACGGATTCATGATTTATGTGAACAGGCTGGTATTCCATTATGGTGTGGAGGGATGCTGGAATCTGGAATTGGACGTGCACATAATATCGCTATTGCTTCGCTTGCTAATTTTACATTGCCCGGAGATACGGCATCATCATCCAGATATTGGGAGAAGGATATCATTGTACCTGAAGTAGTTGCGGAAAATGGCATCCTAACAGTGAATGATCGCCCAGGAATTGGTTATGACGTATTGGTGGATGAAGTAGAAAAACATGCCATAAATAAAAAAGTGTTTAAAAAATAA
- a CDS encoding aspartate:alanine exchanger family transporter, with protein MDDLLHDLLNEQLILVFVILFLGSCLGQLKFKGIGLGSAGVLVIAMIFGHYGYQVSTAIQNLGLSLFIVAVGLQAGPRFFRMMRSNGIVFCLISLFIVISAVLSSVVVAKAFDLSTPLAIGLMTGALTNTSGLAAALQATNDPIASVGYGIAYPFGVLAIILFVQLLPRIGKINLKQDLEDTNNPIKTDHSPEVMTFKVTNPKLHKKTLRELDFSRKSVVISRVIRGDHTMIALHDTTILLGDYLVTVGEDHELKTFGKYVGEPVDATMDNPDNIQLRKITVEDEDLVGKSIKELKLRRKYGATVTRIQREGIELNQNPNTPLLRGDVLTMVSSEDRLDEIEKCFSRKKLSVTNIHILSISITLLVGILVGMVPIPIPGLGTMQLGLAGGPLIVALIIGHFGKLGPIHVRYYGPAIHVISELGLVLFLAGAGTTAGQGLVEVIRDQGLELVISGTIITMVTIFSGYIAARKFFKFGVVYSLGTLCGGRTCTPGLGALNLLIDSEDPAIAYAAAYPFSLIFGTIAAQFVLVFY; from the coding sequence ATGGACGATTTACTGCATGATTTACTTAATGAACAGCTTATTTTAGTTTTTGTTATTTTGTTTCTTGGATCATGTTTGGGGCAATTAAAATTTAAAGGAATTGGCTTAGGATCAGCGGGTGTTTTAGTTATTGCGATGATTTTTGGTCACTATGGCTATCAAGTATCGACAGCGATTCAAAATTTAGGTCTTAGCTTATTTATTGTTGCTGTTGGACTACAAGCCGGACCACGTTTTTTCCGGATGATGCGTTCTAATGGAATCGTTTTTTGTCTTATTTCTTTATTTATTGTCATTAGTGCAGTCTTATCATCTGTAGTCGTTGCAAAAGCCTTTGACCTTTCAACGCCGTTAGCGATTGGATTAATGACTGGTGCTTTAACGAATACATCAGGATTAGCGGCAGCTCTTCAAGCAACCAATGACCCCATTGCATCGGTTGGATATGGGATAGCCTATCCGTTTGGTGTGCTTGCAATTATATTATTTGTGCAGCTATTGCCTCGTATAGGCAAAATAAACCTTAAACAGGATTTAGAAGATACAAACAATCCTATAAAGACGGATCATTCACCAGAAGTAATGACATTTAAAGTGACTAATCCAAAACTGCATAAAAAAACATTGCGAGAGCTTGACTTTAGTCGTAAATCCGTTGTGATTAGTCGAGTCATTCGCGGTGATCATACAATGATCGCCCTTCACGATACAACCATTTTATTAGGTGATTACCTAGTTACAGTTGGTGAAGATCATGAACTGAAAACCTTTGGAAAATATGTCGGTGAACCTGTTGATGCAACAATGGACAATCCTGATAATATACAATTACGGAAAATTACGGTTGAAGATGAGGACTTAGTTGGCAAAAGCATTAAAGAACTTAAACTTAGAAGGAAGTATGGAGCAACCGTAACAAGAATTCAGCGAGAAGGAATCGAGCTTAATCAAAATCCAAATACGCCTTTACTTCGTGGAGACGTTTTAACGATGGTAAGTAGCGAAGATCGACTAGATGAAATAGAAAAATGCTTTTCACGAAAAAAACTATCTGTAACTAATATTCATATCTTGTCCATTAGTATTACACTATTAGTAGGCATCTTGGTTGGAATGGTACCAATCCCTATTCCCGGACTTGGTACGATGCAACTTGGTTTAGCAGGCGGGCCCTTAATCGTAGCTTTAATTATTGGTCATTTTGGCAAACTTGGACCGATTCATGTACGATACTATGGACCGGCAATTCATGTTATAAGCGAATTAGGGCTTGTATTATTTTTAGCTGGTGCAGGGACGACAGCAGGACAAGGATTAGTAGAAGTCATTCGAGATCAGGGACTTGAATTAGTTATTAGTGGTACGATTATAACAATGGTAACGATTTTCAGCGGTTATATTGCAGCTAGAAAATTCTTTAAATTTGGGGTTGTGTATTCTCTAGGTACATTGTGTGGCGGTAGAACCTGCACCCCAGGATTAGGAGCTCTTAATCTTCTAATAGATTCAGAAGACCCGGCAATTGCCTATGCTGCTGCTTATCCGTTTTCCCTTATTTTTGGAACCATTGCAGCTCAATTTGTTTTGGTTTTCTATTAA
- a CDS encoding YfcC family protein, with protein MENSPGFKQKGKKKLGLPDAYVILFTILVLAAIATYVIPSGSFERETVNDITTVVPDSYQQTEQQPTSFIDVFTSIQQGMIDSAGLIFLVLIIGGAFGVIEYTGAIDALIMKTINKTKNKEYLLIILVCTLFSIFGALGIIVNAVIAFIPIGIILARSMKLDAIVGISIIYLGAYAGFNTAFLDPLTTGMAQEIAQVPLFSGIGFRILIYLTVLASTIGYIWWYANRIKKDPLKSVLGDNPFPKSGEKDVASVPTQLTIVHKLVLAWLGIGIAIYVFGVFQYEWSLNQMAAMFIVIAIGTAVIARIHPNELVTQFFNGCRGLVYGALIIGMARSIVVVLENGQILDTIVQGMATVMDPFTSVLGANMMFLANFLFNIIVSSGSGQAVIVMPIMTPLADMMEIPRQVAVQAYKLGDGFSNVITPISGILMATLAIAGVSWVKWIKFIMPLVIIWFLIGVIYLTVAVWIGWGPV; from the coding sequence ATGGAAAATTCACCAGGATTCAAACAAAAGGGGAAGAAAAAGCTCGGTTTGCCAGATGCTTATGTTATTTTATTTACTATTTTGGTACTAGCAGCAATTGCTACATATGTAATCCCATCAGGAAGTTTTGAAAGGGAGACAGTTAATGATATTACAACAGTAGTACCAGATAGCTATCAACAAACAGAGCAGCAACCGACATCATTTATTGATGTATTTACATCTATACAGCAGGGAATGATTGATTCAGCTGGGCTTATCTTTTTAGTACTTATTATTGGTGGTGCCTTTGGAGTAATCGAGTATACAGGGGCAATTGACGCTTTGATTATGAAGACGATTAATAAAACCAAGAATAAGGAATATTTACTGATTATTCTTGTTTGTACGTTATTTTCGATATTCGGAGCCTTAGGTATTATTGTAAATGCAGTTATTGCATTTATACCAATTGGAATTATCCTTGCTCGTTCTATGAAACTAGATGCCATTGTTGGAATATCCATTATTTACTTAGGTGCTTATGCAGGATTTAACACTGCGTTTCTTGATCCATTAACGACTGGAATGGCTCAGGAAATAGCTCAAGTTCCTCTGTTCTCTGGTATTGGATTTCGAATTTTAATTTATTTAACTGTACTTGCTTCTACAATTGGCTATATTTGGTGGTATGCCAATCGGATTAAAAAAGATCCGTTGAAAAGTGTGTTAGGAGACAACCCATTTCCAAAATCAGGGGAAAAGGATGTTGCAAGTGTTCCCACACAACTAACAATAGTTCATAAACTTGTATTGGCATGGCTTGGCATTGGAATAGCAATCTATGTTTTTGGTGTTTTCCAGTATGAATGGTCATTAAACCAAATGGCTGCCATGTTTATCGTCATTGCCATTGGAACAGCGGTAATTGCTCGGATTCACCCGAATGAGCTGGTAACACAATTCTTTAACGGTTGCAGAGGGTTAGTTTATGGAGCATTAATAATTGGTATGGCTCGTTCCATTGTTGTTGTTTTGGAGAACGGTCAAATTTTGGATACGATTGTTCAAGGAATGGCTACAGTTATGGATCCGTTCACAAGTGTTTTGGGAGCAAATATGATGTTTTTAGCTAATTTTCTGTTTAATATAATTGTTTCCTCTGGGAGTGGACAAGCAGTCATCGTCATGCCAATTATGACGCCTTTAGCTGATATGATGGAAATCCCAAGGCAGGTAGCGGTTCAAGCATATAAGCTAGGAGATGGATTTTCGAATGTTATTACTCCTATTTCCGGAATTCTAATGGCAACTTTGGCGATAGCTGGTGTTTCCTGGGTGAAGTGGATAAAATTTATTATGCCACTTGTAATCATTTGGTTTTTAATTGGTGTCATTTATTTAACAGTAGCGGTATGGATTGGTTGGGGGCCTGTGTAA
- a CDS encoding sigma-70 family RNA polymerase sigma factor, which yields MEDKKYNSHITFEEIVKQNERRIYYQLHKLNIRDPHQEFYQEGLVAMWNAYETYQPDKGPMATYFNYTIRNRLIDLIRKKGKEQERLNAYIAIQKNMGTSGNYYKTGSQRQFVQPLTGQEMDIEPIIEQAQQLLSRNQLKWFQQFLLQERSIKSISEQEGVSEDAVKSWGREARKKLRAVNDQSMKKSAYIWDVFKVK from the coding sequence ATGGAGGATAAAAAATATAACTCTCACATAACATTTGAAGAAATTGTAAAGCAGAATGAACGGAGAATTTATTACCAGTTGCATAAATTAAATATTCGCGATCCACATCAAGAGTTTTATCAGGAAGGTTTAGTAGCTATGTGGAATGCTTATGAAACATATCAACCAGATAAAGGACCGATGGCAACCTATTTTAATTATACCATCCGAAATCGATTGATAGATTTAATTCGTAAAAAGGGGAAGGAACAGGAACGGTTAAATGCCTATATAGCAATACAAAAAAACATGGGGACAAGCGGAAACTATTATAAGACTGGCAGCCAAAGGCAATTTGTCCAACCTCTAACAGGGCAGGAAATGGACATAGAGCCCATCATCGAACAAGCGCAACAGTTGTTAAGCAGAAATCAATTAAAATGGTTTCAGCAATTTTTATTGCAAGAGCGCTCTATAAAATCGATTTCTGAACAAGAAGGAGTTTCCGAGGATGCAGTAAAAAGCTGGGGGAGGGAGGCAAGAAAAAAATTACGAGCAGTAAATGATCAAAGCATGAAAAAAAGTGCCTATATTTGGGATGTATTTAAAGTAAAATAG
- a CDS encoding M20 peptidase aminoacylase family protein has protein sequence MTDIEQKVKQTFQYLHTHAEISWEETETTRYIANILKENGCEVSTFPDHTGVIGRFGNFEKGLPVVAIRADMDALWQEVNGTFQANHSCGHDAHMAMVLGVLWELKENSALHESIAIKFIFQPAEEKGTGALKMVEKGVVEDADYLFGVHLRPKQETAMHHAAPVIVHGAAKTYQAKIKGVDAHGARPHLTTNAIEVGAQIVQLLNKIHLDPTIPHSVKMTNFQAGGKSTNIIPGNASFAIDMRAQTNEAMNELDKQVIAIFESLQSLYPIEIEIIENHGIAAAKTNQEAISIMETAITNVLGKEAIVPPLITPGGDDFHFYTIKKPELKATMLGLGCDLTPGLHHPQMTFNREALMNGVHILLEAVREVYQV, from the coding sequence ATGACTGACATAGAGCAAAAAGTTAAACAAACTTTTCAGTACTTGCATACACATGCAGAAATTAGCTGGGAGGAAACTGAAACTACGAGATACATTGCAAATATCCTAAAAGAAAACGGCTGTGAAGTCTCGACGTTTCCAGATCATACTGGTGTTATTGGTCGATTTGGCAACTTTGAAAAAGGTCTGCCAGTTGTAGCGATTCGAGCAGATATGGACGCGCTTTGGCAGGAAGTGAACGGTACGTTTCAAGCAAACCATTCTTGTGGGCATGATGCACATATGGCAATGGTGTTAGGTGTGTTGTGGGAATTAAAAGAGAACTCTGCTTTACATGAAAGCATTGCGATTAAGTTTATTTTTCAACCTGCTGAAGAGAAAGGTACCGGTGCGTTAAAAATGGTGGAAAAGGGAGTTGTAGAGGATGCCGATTATTTATTCGGCGTTCACTTGCGTCCCAAGCAAGAAACAGCTATGCACCATGCAGCGCCAGTCATTGTCCATGGAGCTGCTAAAACGTATCAGGCCAAAATTAAAGGCGTAGACGCACACGGAGCTAGACCACATTTAACTACGAATGCGATTGAAGTAGGCGCACAGATCGTACAATTGCTAAACAAGATACATTTAGATCCAACCATTCCTCATTCTGTAAAAATGACTAATTTTCAAGCTGGTGGCAAAAGCACGAATATTATTCCTGGGAATGCTTCTTTTGCGATTGATATGCGAGCACAAACGAATGAAGCAATGAATGAACTCGACAAACAAGTAATAGCAATTTTTGAGTCTTTACAAAGCCTTTACCCTATTGAGATAGAAATTATAGAAAATCATGGAATTGCTGCAGCCAAAACAAATCAGGAAGCGATCTCCATAATGGAAACAGCAATTACCAATGTATTGGGTAAGGAAGCTATCGTGCCTCCATTAATTACTCCCGGTGGAGATGATTTTCATTTCTATACCATCAAGAAGCCCGAATTAAAAGCGACCATGTTAGGACTTGGCTGTGATTTAACTCCAGGATTACACCATCCACAGATGACATTTAATCGGGAGGCGCTTATGAATGGTGTTCATATTTTGTTAGAAGCAGTTCGAGAGGTATATCAAGTCTGA